The DNA region CACAGGTGATGCGCACACCGTAGGAGCGCCACCCCACCGCCGGGCAGGACGCCGGACTCCAGCGCCAGCTGCGCGGCCCGGATCGCCTTGCGAGCGCGCCCCTTCCTCAGGTCGATCTCCCCCGCATGCCCTCCCACCATGATGGCCCCGCTACAGCCCGTGAGCCGCCCCAGCCTCCACCTGTACCGCTCCCTATCCTCAGGCTCCTTGCTGGAGCCGAGGCGTCCAGCCAGCCAGTCGACGTGAGCGCACAGCTGGCGCACATCTCCCCTCCCACCCAACACCCCGAAGCCATCTCGGTCGACTCGACATCGGCGCGCCCGACCAAGGTCCGTCGCTGTCAGGCCACGCAGCGTGGCACCGGTGACCCGCAGCAAGGGCCTGCCTCCTGTCAGGTGTGCAAGATCCCACAACGCGTCCATCTGCTCCTGCGACGTGCCCCCCGGCGTACGCGCCACGACCGTCGGTAGTCCCTCTCCCTGCTCAGCTGCCAAAAGCCACGGAAGCGCCTCCTCGGTCACCTCGTTTGCCAGGAGCACGAGGCTATGCGCCCCCAGCTGTCGCGCCGCCACTACCGCAGGCGCCAGATCCTTGGGATCGCGTACCTCGAGGTCGGTAAGAGCTATGGCCGGCTCAGCTAGCTCCGCACCCCCAGGAGCTTCGATCCTAGGGAGCAACAGCCCGCTGCCCCGCCAGTGGCTCCCCTGCAGGAGCTGGAGTTTATCCCTTGCGCCGTAGCCCGACAGCACCTCCAGGGCGGCCCTGGGCCCCAGCACGCGGAGGGCCTCGGCGACCAGCTCGGCCAAGCCGCGATCGCGACAAGCCGTCTCGCTGATCCCCACCAGTTGCCGCTGCCCATCTAGGGGTCGTGCCATCCTCTCCAGGTAGCTACACACGCTGGGCAGGTAGGACCTCATGGCCTCGGCCAACCGCTGGGGATCGTGCCCGGCCCGGACCAACCGGTGGACCTCCAGCAGGATGGTGCCGAACACCA from Thermobaculum terrenum ATCC BAA-798 includes:
- a CDS encoding TCP-1/cpn60 chaperonin family protein; translation: MTSGGVLLGEAASAAFIRGVEQMLSLVALTLGPGGGQVLVRSPIDDRGYRVLEDAADVTRAVVALPDPWENMGAMYVRHVAWRVAQAVGDGAATAVVVFGTILLEVHRLVRAGHDPQRLAEAMRSYLPSVCSYLERMARPLDGQRQLVGISETACRDRGLAELVAEALRVLGPRAALEVLSGYGARDKLQLLQGSHWRGSGLLLPRIEAPGGAELAEPAIALTDLEVRDPKDLAPAVVAARQLGAHSLVLLANEVTEEALPWLLAAEQGEGLPTVVARTPGGTSQEQMDALWDLAHLTGGRPLLRVTGATLRGLTATDLGRARRCRVDRDGFGVLGGRGDVRQLCAHVDWLAGRLGSSKEPEDRERYRWRLGRLTGCSGAIMVGGHAGEIDLRKGRARKAIRAAQLALESGVLPGGGVALLRCAHHLWALGDLEGEESRRAICRAMARALRSPCHHIVQSAGLEPGPTLAVMAAESGDIGVDMRVGKSVDMWEASVLDPLPVQRTALQIAVGAAADAVAICALVRPTRPQVSVVP